One window from the genome of Castellaniella sp. MT123 encodes:
- a CDS encoding diguanylate cyclase produces MRPLFSNAAGSSTRPFPGLGALSVAFCLVMLAFVLGNAALMYSVMLRYETALDQSTTLDGMRTASQQLAVRAMRLVDGGLMQTAQLGKEIDAMDRALQALDQGGVVNDREIPALTQPQMRRFLPKIHRDWVVLRGRLQAMMLDSYSRTEAPAETPDLPRAVQRQWIADDAASLLGSLNAGSNVLMPLLRQGKDRALAWAGGLLLADLLVLLGVFLGLRRGIARPLLALRRASEDLMRGTYTTRLAPEGLGEIQAIARAYNTGTQRTHELLTRMRQDQAGLQRSEIIFQGLASNAIVGIFLATQDRFSFVSPKMAEIFGYQPAEMTGRLTLLSIIAPRERYLVAEALKSGHRHKDGTLRFERQGRRKDGSPIDIEIFITTVGASDQVSFIGLVQDVTESKQAESSAQLAAIAYENSSEAIAITDTAGVIIDVNPAYSRMTGYWPDEVAGDLLPLLRPGRHNRDFYDQMWHAINTKGRWDGEYWLQRKSGEDYAQRVVLDTAWNHDGSVNCRVVMLSDVTQKKQLESAIWNQAHHDPLTGLPNRQYFNERLDVSVEESARDGRPMALMFLDLDLFKEVNDSMGHAVGDRLLIEVAHRLRALTGGHHRFVARLGGDEFVILIRDVGSRQDMDVLCQRILDSITEPYPLAGSMIRISASLGIARYPDDADNAETLMRHVDLAMYEAKAAGRNGYHYFDQSMQERARIQHDLLVALPAAIEAGQFFLLYQPIYCLDTGRIMQAEVLLRWRHPEFGVIAPMDFIPFADERQLMTPLGDWVFQEAIQQLVRWRRTLAPSLRLTVNVSPGQFGLAQSGLDTVSDLLDTLGLPADCLSLEFDEQLFLSLDPLVRDRLERLRRSGVRFKYWRRIRRTGDPAGVLSPAVPDPEAGPPGYREAARQQRRSRGVRIHHRAGASAGHAGHRRRHHQPGAVRLAALGRLRWRAGVLAGRAAGPVRFRTAAIRPHETPVAATGAIVDQDAARPSRVVLPR; encoded by the coding sequence ATGCGTCCACTCTTTTCGAATGCAGCAGGGTCTTCGACTCGTCCGTTTCCTGGGCTTGGCGCCTTGTCGGTCGCGTTTTGTCTGGTCATGCTCGCCTTCGTGCTGGGCAATGCCGCCCTGATGTATTCGGTCATGTTGCGCTACGAAACCGCGCTGGATCAGTCCACCACGCTCGACGGCATGCGCACCGCCAGCCAGCAGCTGGCGGTCAGGGCCATGCGCCTGGTCGACGGCGGGCTGATGCAGACCGCGCAACTGGGCAAGGAAATCGATGCCATGGATCGCGCCCTGCAGGCGCTGGATCAGGGGGGAGTGGTCAATGACCGCGAGATCCCTGCCCTGACGCAGCCGCAGATGCGTCGGTTCCTGCCCAAGATCCACCGCGACTGGGTGGTGCTGCGTGGCCGTCTGCAGGCCATGATGCTGGATTCCTATTCACGCACCGAGGCACCCGCCGAGACGCCTGACTTGCCGCGGGCGGTGCAGCGGCAATGGATCGCGGACGATGCCGCCAGTCTGCTCGGTTCCCTGAATGCGGGTTCGAATGTCCTGATGCCGCTGCTGCGCCAGGGCAAGGACCGCGCGCTTGCCTGGGCGGGCGGCCTGCTTCTGGCGGACTTGCTGGTGCTGTTGGGGGTATTCCTGGGATTGCGCCGTGGCATTGCAAGGCCGCTGCTGGCGCTGCGCAGGGCGTCGGAAGATCTGATGCGGGGTACCTACACGACGCGTCTGGCCCCCGAGGGGCTGGGCGAGATCCAGGCAATCGCCCGCGCCTACAACACCGGGACACAGCGTACTCACGAACTGCTGACCCGGATGCGCCAGGATCAGGCCGGGTTGCAGCGTTCCGAGATCATTTTCCAGGGGCTGGCCTCGAACGCCATCGTCGGGATCTTTCTGGCGACACAGGACCGGTTCAGTTTCGTCAGCCCGAAGATGGCCGAGATCTTCGGCTACCAGCCGGCCGAAATGACCGGGCGCCTGACGCTGCTGTCCATCATCGCCCCCAGGGAACGCTATCTGGTGGCCGAGGCCCTGAAGTCCGGCCACCGGCACAAGGACGGGACCCTGCGGTTCGAGCGCCAGGGCCGCCGCAAGGATGGATCGCCGATCGACATAGAAATCTTCATCACCACGGTCGGCGCCAGCGACCAGGTGTCCTTCATCGGCCTGGTCCAGGACGTCACCGAGAGCAAGCAGGCGGAATCCTCGGCCCAACTGGCCGCCATCGCCTACGAGAACAGCAGCGAGGCCATTGCCATCACCGATACCGCCGGGGTCATCATCGACGTCAATCCGGCCTATTCCCGCATGACCGGGTATTGGCCCGATGAAGTTGCCGGGGACCTGCTGCCGCTGCTGCGGCCGGGGCGCCACAACCGTGATTTCTATGATCAGATGTGGCATGCGATCAACACCAAGGGCCGATGGGACGGCGAATACTGGTTGCAACGCAAATCCGGCGAGGACTACGCCCAGCGGGTGGTGCTGGATACCGCCTGGAATCACGATGGTTCGGTGAACTGCCGCGTGGTGATGCTCAGTGACGTGACACAGAAAAAGCAGTTGGAATCCGCGATCTGGAACCAGGCCCATCACGATCCGTTGACCGGCCTGCCGAATCGCCAGTATTTCAACGAGCGCCTGGATGTGTCGGTCGAGGAATCCGCGCGCGATGGCCGGCCCATGGCGCTGATGTTCCTGGATCTGGACCTGTTCAAGGAAGTCAACGATTCCATGGGGCATGCGGTGGGCGACCGCCTGCTGATCGAAGTGGCCCACCGCCTCAGAGCCCTGACGGGAGGCCATCACCGTTTCGTGGCGCGCCTGGGTGGGGATGAATTCGTGATTCTGATCCGGGATGTCGGTTCGCGCCAGGACATGGATGTCTTGTGCCAGCGGATTCTGGACAGCATCACGGAACCTTATCCGCTGGCGGGCAGCATGATCCGGATCTCCGCCAGTCTGGGGATCGCGCGGTATCCGGATGACGCAGACAACGCCGAGACGCTGATGCGCCACGTCGATCTGGCTATGTACGAGGCCAAGGCGGCAGGTCGCAACGGCTACCACTATTTCGACCAGTCCATGCAGGAACGCGCGCGCATCCAGCATGACCTGCTGGTCGCGTTGCCTGCGGCGATCGAAGCCGGGCAGTTCTTCCTGCTGTACCAGCCCATTTATTGCCTGGACACGGGGCGCATCATGCAGGCCGAGGTGCTGCTGCGCTGGCGGCATCCGGAATTCGGCGTTATCGCGCCCATGGATTTCATTCCCTTCGCCGACGAACGGCAACTGATGACGCCGCTGGGCGACTGGGTGTTCCAGGAAGCCATCCAGCAGCTGGTGCGCTGGCGCAGGACGCTTGCCCCCAGCCTGCGGCTGACAGTCAATGTGTCACCGGGGCAGTTTGGCCTGGCGCAGTCGGGGCTGGATACGGTGTCCGATCTGCTGGATACGCTGGGCTTGCCGGCCGACTGCCTGTCGCTGGAATTCGACGAGCAACTGTTCCTGAGCCTGGACCCGCTGGTGCGGGACCGCCTGGAACGACTGCGCCGGTCGGGCGTGCGGTTCAAGTATTGGCGCCGTATCCGTCGGACTGGCGACCCTGCTGGAGTCCTGTCACCTGCCGTTCCAGACCCTGAAGCTGGACCGCCAGGTTACCGAGAAGCTGCTCGCCAGCAGAGACGCTCACGTGGTGTGCGAATCCATCATCGCGCTGGCGCATCGGCTGGGCATGCGGGTCATCGCCGAAGGCATCACCAGCCAGGCGCAGTGCGACTTGCTGCGCTCGGTCGGTTGCGATGGCGGGCAGGGGTATTGGCTGGACGAGCCGCTGGACCGGTCCGGTTTCGAACAGCGGCTATCCGACCCCACGAAACACCCGTTGCTGCAACTGGTGCAATAGTCGATCAGGACGCGGCGCGGCCTTCGCGCGTCGTTTTGCCGCGGTAG
- the lnt gene encoding apolipoprotein N-acyltransferase: MASPGRRRGVPIWLRVLLAGAIQALCFAPGPLPAWSLPFVQIASLSVLAAHTWGARGPRQAAGYGWLFGLAQFSVGVYWLTISMHEFGGLALPLSIAALLLFAAAMALYAAGACALTAWLCAAHKNPEQPAWRQILNAAAWAGAWTLFEWLRGTLFTGFTWLNIGYAHAEGMFAAWAPFIGVYGLAWLSAFAAGAIALMARAKDTTHDRSAAAVIALALASGLLGIAWAHIQWTRPVGDPLLVRLVQPATPQSDKFDPARFLTAQERTLRLAGLPPKGPDDRPDLIVLPETVLPILQDQVPDPIWQSWLALADRMNAALVLGLPLHTRTTTGDRYTNGATVIHPGDTQPPLVPGHWHYDKHHLVPFGEFIPPGFHWFVRALKIPLGDFNRGPLRQPPLLLDGQALAVDICYEDTFGEEIAASVRPDDTGAPGASILVNLSNLAWFGNTWALRQHLWIARMRALETARPVIRSTNTGMTAAIDPTGEVRGMLDPAVPGVLDVEVQGTQGLTPYVRWGNGPILGWALLGLLLAARYRGKTTREGRAAS, from the coding sequence TTGGCCAGCCCAGGCCGACGGCGAGGCGTTCCGATCTGGCTGCGGGTGCTGTTGGCGGGTGCCATCCAGGCGCTGTGCTTCGCACCCGGGCCACTACCCGCCTGGAGCCTGCCCTTCGTCCAGATCGCGTCCCTGTCGGTACTGGCCGCCCATACCTGGGGGGCCCGCGGCCCGCGCCAGGCAGCCGGCTACGGCTGGCTGTTCGGGCTGGCGCAGTTTTCGGTCGGCGTGTACTGGCTGACCATCAGCATGCATGAATTCGGCGGACTGGCGCTGCCGCTGTCCATCGCCGCCCTGCTGCTGTTCGCAGCCGCCATGGCCCTGTATGCGGCGGGCGCCTGCGCACTGACCGCCTGGCTGTGCGCCGCCCACAAAAACCCGGAACAGCCCGCCTGGCGCCAGATCCTGAACGCGGCGGCCTGGGCCGGCGCCTGGACCCTGTTCGAATGGCTGCGCGGCACGCTGTTCACCGGCTTCACCTGGCTGAATATCGGCTATGCGCACGCCGAGGGCATGTTCGCCGCCTGGGCGCCGTTTATCGGGGTCTATGGCCTGGCCTGGCTGTCCGCATTCGCGGCGGGCGCCATTGCCCTGATGGCCCGTGCCAAGGACACGACGCACGACCGCAGCGCCGCCGCCGTCATCGCACTGGCGCTGGCAAGCGGCCTATTGGGGATCGCCTGGGCGCACATCCAATGGACTCGCCCCGTGGGCGACCCCCTGCTGGTGCGCCTGGTACAGCCCGCCACCCCCCAATCCGACAAATTCGACCCGGCACGATTCCTGACGGCGCAGGAACGCACGCTGCGCCTGGCGGGCCTGCCACCCAAGGGCCCGGACGACAGGCCCGATCTGATCGTGCTGCCGGAAACCGTCCTGCCGATCCTTCAGGACCAGGTCCCCGACCCGATCTGGCAGTCCTGGCTAGCGCTCGCCGACCGGATGAATGCCGCCCTCGTGCTCGGGCTGCCGCTACACACGCGAACCACAACCGGGGATCGCTATACCAACGGGGCGACGGTCATCCACCCGGGCGATACGCAGCCCCCCCTGGTGCCCGGACACTGGCATTACGACAAGCATCATCTGGTACCCTTCGGCGAATTCATCCCTCCCGGATTCCACTGGTTCGTGCGCGCCCTGAAAATTCCCCTGGGCGACTTCAACCGGGGACCGCTGCGCCAGCCGCCCCTGTTGCTCGACGGCCAGGCCCTGGCCGTCGACATCTGCTACGAAGATACCTTCGGGGAAGAAATCGCCGCGTCCGTGCGGCCGGACGACACTGGGGCGCCGGGCGCCAGCATTCTGGTCAACCTGAGCAATCTGGCCTGGTTCGGCAACACCTGGGCGCTGCGCCAGCACCTGTGGATCGCCCGCATGCGGGCCCTGGAAACGGCGCGCCCCGTCATCCGCTCGACCAACACCGGCATGACGGCGGCAATCGATCCGACCGGCGAGGTGCGCGGCATGCTGGACCCGGCCGTCCCCGGTGTACTGGATGTGGAGGTCCAGGGCACCCAGGGGCTGACCCCCTACGTGCGCTGGGGCAACGGTCCTATCCTAGGATGGGCGCTGCTGGGGCTGCTGCTGGCCGCCCGCTACCGCGGCAAAACGACGCGCGAAGGCCGCGCCGCGTCCTGA
- a CDS encoding transporter associated domain-containing protein: protein MPDPHSSDAEPRPAHSAPSSLLSRIKALLRPAPPADREGIRAVLEAAHDHSILDGESYAMISGALEVADKTVADIMVSRSRMDLLDVSLSLTEQMRTIIETGHSRFPVYEGDRDNIIGVLLAKDLLLTLSDHALDIRALIRPPVFIPESKRLNELLHQFRISRNHLAIVIDEHGGICGLVTMEDVLEQIVGDIEDEFDDEDEKTIFRTGDNSWRAMGTTEIEDFNDVFHVQLPDEDYDTLNGWLAAELGHIPRRGEHFQSQGLTFTVVGADGKRARWLHVQRVSGASSSPETHTP, encoded by the coding sequence ATGCCCGACCCCCACTCATCAGACGCAGAACCCCGACCTGCGCATTCGGCCCCCAGTTCACTCCTGTCCCGCATCAAGGCCCTGCTGCGTCCCGCCCCGCCGGCGGACCGTGAGGGCATCCGCGCCGTTCTCGAAGCCGCACACGATCACTCCATCCTGGACGGCGAATCCTACGCCATGATTTCCGGGGCCCTAGAAGTCGCCGACAAGACCGTGGCGGACATCATGGTGTCCCGGTCGCGGATGGACCTGCTCGACGTCTCGTTGTCCCTGACCGAGCAGATGAGAACCATCATCGAAACCGGGCATTCGCGCTTTCCAGTCTACGAGGGCGACCGCGACAACATCATCGGCGTCCTGCTGGCCAAGGATCTGCTGCTGACCCTGTCGGACCATGCGCTGGACATCCGCGCACTGATCCGCCCGCCAGTCTTCATCCCCGAATCCAAGCGTCTGAACGAGCTGCTGCACCAGTTCCGCATCAGCCGCAACCACCTGGCCATCGTCATCGACGAGCACGGCGGCATCTGCGGCCTGGTCACCATGGAAGACGTGCTGGAACAGATCGTCGGCGACATCGAGGACGAGTTCGACGACGAGGACGAAAAGACGATCTTCCGGACTGGCGACAACAGTTGGCGCGCCATGGGCACCACGGAAATCGAAGACTTCAACGACGTTTTCCACGTCCAGTTGCCCGACGAGGACTACGACACGCTCAACGGCTGGCTGGCAGCCGAACTGGGGCACATCCCCCGGCGCGGTGAACACTTCCAGAGTCAGGGACTGACCTTCACCGTGGTCGGTGCCGACGGCAAGCGTGCCCGCTGGTTGCACGTCCAGCGAGTCAGCGGCGCGTCGTCCTCTCCAGAAACGCACACGCCCTGA
- the ybeY gene encoding rRNA maturation RNase YbeY has translation MYPDFSLSIQYAVQAPALPRWRLRRWVGRALEHALAAPDPRAGQPVALTLRIVDAEEGRGLNAAWRQRDYATNVLTFEYGADPSGLISGDIVLCLPVLEREAAEQGKPLLHHAAHLVTHGVLHALGYDHIDTDEAEHMEALETAILAAQGIPNPYSPQGPA, from the coding sequence ATGTATCCTGATTTTTCGCTGTCCATCCAGTATGCGGTCCAAGCCCCCGCCCTGCCCCGCTGGCGCCTGCGGCGCTGGGTGGGACGCGCACTCGAGCACGCCCTGGCGGCGCCCGATCCGCGCGCCGGCCAGCCCGTCGCCCTGACCCTGCGTATCGTCGATGCCGAGGAAGGCCGCGGCCTGAATGCCGCGTGGCGGCAGCGCGACTACGCCACCAACGTGCTGACCTTCGAATACGGCGCGGATCCTTCCGGCCTCATCAGCGGGGATATCGTGCTGTGCCTGCCGGTCCTGGAACGCGAAGCCGCCGAACAGGGCAAACCGCTACTGCACCACGCGGCGCACCTGGTCACCCATGGCGTCCTGCATGCCCTGGGCTACGATCATATCGACACCGATGAAGCCGAACACATGGAGGCTCTGGAAACCGCCATCCTGGCGGCCCAGGGAATCCCCAACCCCTACAGTCCGCAAGGACCCGCTTGA
- a CDS encoding PhoH family protein, with protein MTTPRPRGTGNRPLSIQLTGNNVQLANLCGPLDENLRQIAQTYDVTISRRGSHFSVRGGRASEAGRALRWFHEHSAQSSLSLDDLQLGLVELNSRDPRRPDNTAQSHDLPELPPVDDEGPSLRTRKSDLRPRTPRQRDYLSAILKHDVTFGVGPAGTGKTWLAVACAIDALERESVARLVLTRPAVEAGERLGFLPGDLVQKVDPYLRPLYDALYDLLGFEKTQRLFEKQTIEIAPLAYMRGRTLNNAFIILDEAQNTTPEQMKMFLTRIGFGSKAVINGDPSQVDLPKNQQSGLLHALDVLDGVPGIAQTRFTSRDVVRHPLVARIVDAYEQAGDHVS; from the coding sequence ATGACGACACCCCGCCCCCGTGGCACGGGCAACCGCCCGCTGTCCATCCAGCTGACGGGCAACAACGTACAGCTGGCCAATCTGTGTGGCCCGCTGGACGAGAACCTGCGCCAGATCGCCCAGACTTATGACGTGACCATCAGTCGTCGAGGCAGCCACTTCAGCGTGCGCGGCGGCCGGGCATCCGAAGCCGGCCGCGCCCTGCGCTGGTTCCACGAGCACTCGGCACAGTCATCGCTGTCGCTCGACGACCTGCAGCTGGGCCTGGTGGAACTGAACAGTCGCGACCCGCGGCGCCCGGACAATACCGCGCAATCGCACGATCTGCCCGAACTGCCCCCGGTCGACGACGAAGGCCCGAGCCTGCGGACCCGTAAATCCGACCTGCGGCCGCGCACGCCCCGTCAGCGCGACTACCTGAGCGCCATCCTGAAGCACGACGTGACCTTCGGCGTGGGCCCGGCGGGCACCGGCAAGACCTGGCTGGCCGTGGCCTGCGCCATCGATGCGCTGGAGCGCGAATCGGTGGCACGGCTGGTCCTGACGCGCCCCGCCGTGGAGGCAGGCGAGCGCCTGGGATTTCTGCCCGGCGACCTGGTGCAAAAGGTGGATCCCTATCTGCGTCCGCTCTACGACGCCCTGTACGATCTGCTGGGTTTCGAAAAGACTCAGCGGCTGTTCGAGAAACAAACGATCGAGATCGCACCCCTGGCCTACATGCGCGGGCGCACGCTGAACAACGCCTTCATCATCCTGGACGAGGCACAGAACACCACGCCCGAGCAAATGAAGATGTTCCTGACCCGGATCGGCTTTGGCAGCAAGGCGGTCATCAACGGCGACCCCTCCCAGGTGGACCTGCCCAAGAACCAGCAAAGCGGCCTGCTGCACGCCCTGGACGTTCTGGACGGTGTACCCGGTATCGCCCAGACCCGGTTCACCAGCCGCGACGTGGTGCGCCATCCCCTGGTGGCGCGGATCGTCGATGCCTACGAGCAGGCGGGTGACCATGTATCCTGA
- the miaB gene encoding tRNA (N6-isopentenyl adenosine(37)-C2)-methylthiotransferase MiaB, with protein MQETPVRRPGVIPASRESAEHLKDQAWRQNQDETLAGLLQPLEPGQHKKLFIRTFGCQMNEYDSEKMVDILRAAKGVELTDTPDDADIILFNTCSVREKAQEKVFSDLGRVQHLKQAKPDLVIGVGGCVASQEGEAIVRRAPYVDVVFGPQTLHRLPELIDRRRATGRSQVDISFPLIEKFDALPPARVDGPSAFVSIMEGCSKYCSFCVVPYTRGAEVSRPFDDVLTEIADLADQGVREVTLLGQNVNAYRGPTGTAGEIADFAMLLEYVHEIPGIERIRYTTSHPKEMTARLIEAHGKLPKLVPFLHLPVQAGSDRVLAAMKRGYTGLEYKSIIRRLKAVRPDMTLSSDFIVGFPGETEEDFQKTLDLVRHVGFDQSFSFVYSKRPGTPAADLDDPTPEADKLGRLHRLQALINDQAAAISQAMVGSTQRLLVEGPSKKDPQDMKGRTENNRIVNFAGQRRLIGQMVDVRITEALTNTLRGEIITTVTDQVRA; from the coding sequence ATGCAAGAAACCCCCGTGCGCCGCCCCGGCGTGATCCCCGCGTCCCGAGAATCCGCCGAACACCTGAAGGACCAGGCCTGGCGTCAGAACCAGGACGAAACCCTCGCTGGCCTGCTGCAGCCCCTGGAACCCGGCCAGCACAAAAAACTCTTCATCCGCACCTTCGGCTGCCAGATGAACGAGTACGACTCCGAAAAGATGGTGGACATTCTGCGCGCCGCCAAAGGCGTGGAACTCACCGATACCCCGGACGACGCCGACATCATCTTGTTCAACACCTGTTCGGTGCGCGAAAAAGCCCAGGAAAAGGTCTTCTCCGACCTAGGCCGGGTGCAGCATCTGAAACAGGCCAAACCCGACCTGGTGATCGGCGTGGGCGGCTGCGTGGCCAGCCAGGAAGGCGAGGCCATCGTGCGCCGCGCGCCCTACGTGGACGTGGTGTTCGGGCCGCAGACGCTGCATCGCCTACCCGAACTCATCGACCGGCGCCGGGCGACAGGCCGGTCCCAGGTCGACATTTCCTTCCCGCTGATCGAGAAATTCGACGCCCTGCCGCCCGCCCGCGTGGACGGTCCTTCGGCCTTTGTGTCGATCATGGAAGGCTGCAGCAAATACTGCAGCTTCTGCGTGGTGCCCTACACCCGGGGTGCCGAGGTCTCCCGCCCGTTCGACGACGTGCTGACCGAGATCGCCGACCTGGCCGACCAGGGTGTGCGGGAAGTCACCCTGCTGGGCCAGAACGTCAACGCCTATCGCGGGCCGACCGGGACCGCCGGCGAGATTGCCGATTTTGCGATGCTGCTGGAATATGTCCACGAGATTCCCGGCATCGAACGCATCCGCTACACGACCTCGCACCCCAAGGAAATGACCGCCCGCCTGATCGAGGCGCACGGCAAGCTGCCCAAGCTGGTCCCCTTCCTGCACCTGCCCGTCCAGGCCGGCAGCGACCGGGTCCTGGCCGCCATGAAGCGCGGCTACACCGGGCTGGAATACAAGTCCATCATCCGCAGGCTGAAGGCAGTCCGCCCCGACATGACGCTGTCGTCCGACTTCATCGTCGGCTTTCCCGGGGAAACCGAGGAAGACTTCCAGAAGACCCTGGATCTGGTGCGCCACGTGGGCTTCGATCAGTCCTTTTCTTTCGTCTATTCCAAGCGACCGGGCACCCCGGCCGCCGATCTCGACGACCCCACACCGGAAGCCGACAAGCTCGGCCGTCTGCATCGCCTGCAGGCCCTCATCAACGATCAGGCGGCGGCCATCAGCCAGGCCATGGTCGGCAGCACCCAGCGCCTGCTGGTCGAAGGCCCATCGAAAAAGGATCCCCAGGACATGAAGGGCCGCACCGAGAACAACCGCATCGTGAATTTCGCCGGCCAACGGCGCCTGATCGGCCAGATGGTGGACGTGCGCATCACCGAAGCCCTGACCAATACGCTGCGCGGCGAGATCATCACCACGGTCACGGATCAGGTGCGCGCATGA
- the secF gene encoding protein translocase subunit SecF codes for MEFFRIHRTIPFMRHALILNLISLLTFLAAVFFIASRGFHLSIEFTGGTVMEVHYSQSAPVGDIRTAIDALGYKDFQVQNFGTSQDVMIRLPVRPDEDTSVQSRTVLTTLQAQHPDVQLRRVEFVGPQVGQELLHNGLMALLFVLVGIMVYLAIRFEWKLAASCAIANLHDVVIILGFFAFFQWEFSLPVLAGVLAVLGYSVNESVVVMDRIRENFRKQRKAPVREIINASITQNISRTIITHGSTQMMVLSMFFFGGPTLHYFSLALTIGIWFGIYSSVFVAAALAMWMGIKREDLVKHVKKEGSEVELG; via the coding sequence ATGGAATTTTTCCGCATCCATCGCACCATCCCGTTCATGCGGCATGCGCTGATCCTGAACCTCATCAGCCTGCTGACCTTCCTCGCCGCCGTCTTTTTCATTGCTTCCCGGGGCTTTCACCTGTCGATCGAATTCACCGGCGGCACGGTCATGGAAGTCCATTATTCGCAGTCGGCACCCGTGGGCGACATCCGCACCGCCATCGACGCGCTGGGCTACAAGGACTTCCAGGTGCAAAATTTCGGCACCTCGCAAGACGTCATGATCCGCCTGCCGGTACGGCCCGACGAAGATACGTCCGTCCAAAGCCGCACCGTGCTGACCACCCTGCAAGCCCAGCACCCTGACGTACAGCTGCGCCGGGTGGAATTCGTCGGCCCGCAGGTGGGCCAGGAACTGTTGCACAACGGCCTGATGGCACTGCTCTTCGTGCTGGTGGGCATCATGGTGTATCTGGCGATCCGCTTCGAATGGAAGCTGGCCGCCTCTTGCGCAATCGCCAACCTGCACGACGTGGTGATCATCCTGGGGTTCTTCGCGTTCTTCCAGTGGGAATTCTCCCTGCCGGTGCTCGCGGGGGTGCTGGCGGTACTGGGGTATTCGGTCAACGAATCCGTGGTGGTGATGGACCGGATCCGCGAAAACTTCCGCAAGCAGCGCAAGGCCCCCGTGCGCGAGATCATCAACGCATCCATCACGCAGAACATTTCCCGGACGATCATCACCCACGGCTCCACCCAGATGATGGTGCTGTCGATGTTCTTCTTCGGCGGCCCCACCCTGCACTACTTCTCGCTGGCCCTGACGATCGGGATCTGGTTCGGGATCTATTCGTCCGTGTTCGTGGCGGCCGCCCTGGCGATGTGGATGGGGATCAAGCGCGAAGACCTGGTCAAGCACGTCAAGAAGGAAGGCTCGGAAGTCGAACTGGGGTAA